A region from the Antennarius striatus isolate MH-2024 chromosome 22, ASM4005453v1, whole genome shotgun sequence genome encodes:
- the klhl42 gene encoding kelch-like protein 42 isoform X1, which translates to MSSDQIIAITVDDKTYKVNKNKLIEKSDYFRALYSSGMRESTEDSVQLQGLSVPGLELVLEFINTSKVQIVNETLEDLIETASFLQVTSILKLLTSEIRQDNCVDLYSLSEVYGTHDLQNACLKYMSCYYHPMLRRQEFSSLSSVIRDQVKSMRMKGTATLVAIGDFTCLSLDVPDRDEPWSMLRYGEVEQRWKPLANNLPPDMVNVRGYGSAVLDNYLFIVGGYRTFSQEISAVHCYNPCRNEWNQVAPLNQKRSNFKLLAVQGKLYAVGGQCLRTVECYSPEQDWWTCVSSMPDPLAEFSACECQGMIYVMGGYTTRERNTSVLRYCPTSDIWTVFQSCSAHIRKQQMLSVEDTIYLVGGYTHELEAHRLQRRPSQTEDVLTVQSYNVTTGKWIQLKENTSKSGLNLTCTLHNDGIYIMSRDVSLPTSLEHRVFLKYNIFSDAWEAFRRFPALGQNMLLCSFYLPNVL; encoded by the exons ATGTCATCTGACCAGATCATTGCCATTACCGTGGATGACAAAACCTACAAGGTGAATAAAAACAAGCTGATAGAGAAGAGTGATTACTTCCGTGCCCTGTACAGCTCTGGAATGAGGGAGTCCACCGAGGACTCTGTTCAGCTCCAAGGGCTCAGCGTCCCCGGCCTGGAGCTGGTCCTGGAGTTCATCAATACCTCCAAGGTTCAGATTGTCAATGAGACTCTGGAGGACTTAATTGAGACCGCCTCTTTCTTACAGGTCACATCAATCCTCAAGCTCCTTACCTCAGAGATCAGACAAGACAACTGCGTGGATCTGTACAGCCTATCAGAAGTTTATGGTACTCATGATTTGCAGAACGCTTGCCTCAAATACATGAGCTGTTACTACCATCCCATGCTGAGGCGGCAGGAGTTCAGCAGCCTCTCCTCAGTCATTAGAGACCAGGTCAAGTCGATGCGCATGAAAGGTACTGCCACTCTAGTAGCCATCGGTGACTTCACCTGCTTGTCCCTGGACGTGCCGGATCGGGATGAACCTTGGTCCATGCTGAGGTATGGAGAAGTGGAGCAGCGCTGGAAGCCACTCGCTAACAATCTTCCTCCAGATATGGTCAATGTCAGAGGATACGGTTCAGCAGTCCTCGATAACTACCTTTTTATAGTTGGTGGATACAGGACATTTAGTCAGGAGATCTCTGCAGTGCATTGCTACAACCCGTGCAGGAATGAGTGGAACCAAGTAGCTCCTCTCAACCAGAAGAG GTCCAATTTCAAACTGCTAGCTGTGCAAGGAAAGCTGTATGCTGTAGGTGGACAGTGCCTGCGTACGGTGGAGTGCTACAGCCCAGAACAAGACTGGTGGACCTGTGTCTCCTCAATGCCTGACCCACTGGCTGAGTTCTCTGCATGTGAATGTCAGGGGATGATCTATGTCATGGGAGGATACACTACAAGAG AAAGGAACACCAGCGTCCTCCGCTATTGTCCCACTTCAGACATCTGGACTGTCTTCCAGTCATGTTCAGCACACATCCGCAAACAACAAATGCTCTCCGTGGAGGATACCATCTACCTGGTTGGAGGCTACACCCACGAGCTCGAGGCACACCGGTTGCAACGACGTCCAAGCCAGACAGAGGACGTGCTGACAGTGCAGTCTTACAATGTCACTACAGGGAAGTGGATCCAGCTGAAAGAGAACACGTCCAAGTCAGGCTTGAACCTGACATGTACGCTACACAATGACGGAATCTACATCATGAGCCGGGATGTCAGCCTTCCCACCAGCCTAGAGCACCGTGTTTTCCTCAAGTACAACATCTTCTCCGATGCCTGGGAGGCCTTTAGACGCTTCCCGGCTCTGGGACAAAACATGCTGCTCTGCTCGTTTTACCTTCCCAATGTGCTATGA
- the klhl42 gene encoding kelch-like protein 42 isoform X2 yields the protein MSSDQIIAITVDDKTYKVTSILKLLTSEIRQDNCVDLYSLSEVYGTHDLQNACLKYMSCYYHPMLRRQEFSSLSSVIRDQVKSMRMKGTATLVAIGDFTCLSLDVPDRDEPWSMLRYGEVEQRWKPLANNLPPDMVNVRGYGSAVLDNYLFIVGGYRTFSQEISAVHCYNPCRNEWNQVAPLNQKRSNFKLLAVQGKLYAVGGQCLRTVECYSPEQDWWTCVSSMPDPLAEFSACECQGMIYVMGGYTTRERNTSVLRYCPTSDIWTVFQSCSAHIRKQQMLSVEDTIYLVGGYTHELEAHRLQRRPSQTEDVLTVQSYNVTTGKWIQLKENTSKSGLNLTCTLHNDGIYIMSRDVSLPTSLEHRVFLKYNIFSDAWEAFRRFPALGQNMLLCSFYLPNVL from the exons ATGTCATCTGACCAGATCATTGCCATTACCGTGGATGACAAAACCTACAAG GTCACATCAATCCTCAAGCTCCTTACCTCAGAGATCAGACAAGACAACTGCGTGGATCTGTACAGCCTATCAGAAGTTTATGGTACTCATGATTTGCAGAACGCTTGCCTCAAATACATGAGCTGTTACTACCATCCCATGCTGAGGCGGCAGGAGTTCAGCAGCCTCTCCTCAGTCATTAGAGACCAGGTCAAGTCGATGCGCATGAAAGGTACTGCCACTCTAGTAGCCATCGGTGACTTCACCTGCTTGTCCCTGGACGTGCCGGATCGGGATGAACCTTGGTCCATGCTGAGGTATGGAGAAGTGGAGCAGCGCTGGAAGCCACTCGCTAACAATCTTCCTCCAGATATGGTCAATGTCAGAGGATACGGTTCAGCAGTCCTCGATAACTACCTTTTTATAGTTGGTGGATACAGGACATTTAGTCAGGAGATCTCTGCAGTGCATTGCTACAACCCGTGCAGGAATGAGTGGAACCAAGTAGCTCCTCTCAACCAGAAGAG GTCCAATTTCAAACTGCTAGCTGTGCAAGGAAAGCTGTATGCTGTAGGTGGACAGTGCCTGCGTACGGTGGAGTGCTACAGCCCAGAACAAGACTGGTGGACCTGTGTCTCCTCAATGCCTGACCCACTGGCTGAGTTCTCTGCATGTGAATGTCAGGGGATGATCTATGTCATGGGAGGATACACTACAAGAG AAAGGAACACCAGCGTCCTCCGCTATTGTCCCACTTCAGACATCTGGACTGTCTTCCAGTCATGTTCAGCACACATCCGCAAACAACAAATGCTCTCCGTGGAGGATACCATCTACCTGGTTGGAGGCTACACCCACGAGCTCGAGGCACACCGGTTGCAACGACGTCCAAGCCAGACAGAGGACGTGCTGACAGTGCAGTCTTACAATGTCACTACAGGGAAGTGGATCCAGCTGAAAGAGAACACGTCCAAGTCAGGCTTGAACCTGACATGTACGCTACACAATGACGGAATCTACATCATGAGCCGGGATGTCAGCCTTCCCACCAGCCTAGAGCACCGTGTTTTCCTCAAGTACAACATCTTCTCCGATGCCTGGGAGGCCTTTAGACGCTTCCCGGCTCTGGGACAAAACATGCTGCTCTGCTCGTTTTACCTTCCCAATGTGCTATGA